CCACCCGGGCATGAGCCACATCGCCGTATTGATTCGAAGCAATGTGTTGAAGGGCCATGAGCCCGTAGTCTGCTTTCTTGGATAATTTCAACATGACCTATTGCCGATCTTTCAGATCGGAGACTATAATGATCTCCGATCAAATGAGTCGTACAAAAGTTATCATGTGATCTTTTGACCTGTCAAGGGTTGAAAAGACCAAGAACGCACAAGCATTGTGCTTCACAAGCCGTTGAGTGCTGGTACGCCAGACCTCGCATCACTGGTTGAATCACAGAAGGGGTTACGCAACATGGGTGGAACCAATCCCTACATCGAAAAAGCCGATGTCGAATTGCCGTCGAAACGTTATACCGTGACCTTTATTTTTCCGGACAAGAGCGAAAAGAAGGTGGAAGTGCTCCCGGACAAGATTCCCTACGGACCGACAGGACTGCCGGGTAGCATTCTGGATATCGCCATGGGGAACGACATCGATCTTGAGCATGTGTGCGGGGGGGTCTGCGCCTGCTCCACCTGTCATGTCATGGTGAAGAAGGGTCTAGAGACCTGCAATGAGGGCACGGACGATGAGTTCGATCAATTAGACGAAGCCCCCGTCACGACGCTGCAATCGCGCCTGGGCTGTCAGTGTGTCCCGAACGGATCGATGGATGTGATTGTGGAAATTCCCGCCATCAATAAGAATCTGGCGAAAGAAGGCCACTGATCGAGGAGGCAGAGGTCTGCCGAGGCGTCAGTCGTACGTTTCGAGTTTCACCTCCCGCCGATCGAATCCTAGTTCCATGAAGAGGCTCCGGAGCGGGCGCGCAAAAGCCTTGATCCCTGCGATCATTGGTGTGACGCGGCGCCCGTTTCCGGCGAGTTGTTTGATCGCCTCTACCGTCCCTGCATGGCCCTCCGGGGCCTCGCTCACAAACGGCAGATAGTGAAAATGTGAGTGCCTCGCGGCCAGCGCCGTGAACTCTTCGTGGTACAGCTGTTCGCTAGTGGTCGGCGCATGGGCAATCAGGGTTGTCTTGCGCAGGGTGTTGTGTCCAGCAAGCGCACGGACCATACAGCGGAGCGGGACAAGGCCCGAATACCGGCCGATCAACAATAGGTGCTGCGCCTCCGTCTCGGGAAGTATGAAGTGGCCATAGGGGCCTGAGAGCGGGATGCGATCGCCTGGCTTACGCGACGAGAGATAGCCTGAGCCTTTCCCCCCTGGAACATGGTCAAAGACGAGTGTCAGATGCCCGTGGGGTGACGGAGGCTCGGCCAGCGAATAGGCGCGATTCAGTGGTGGATGGTCTCCGACCGGCAATTGGAGGGAGATCCACTGGCCGGGTTGAAACGCCAGGGGGAA
The sequence above is drawn from the Nitrospira defluvii genome and encodes:
- a CDS encoding 2Fe-2S iron-sulfur cluster-binding protein, yielding MGGTNPYIEKADVELPSKRYTVTFIFPDKSEKKVEVLPDKIPYGPTGLPGSILDIAMGNDIDLEHVCGGVCACSTCHVMVKKGLETCNEGTDDEFDQLDEAPVTTLQSRLGCQCVPNGSMDVIVEIPAINKNLAKEGH
- a CDS encoding ferredoxin--NADP reductase — protein: MAEPTQLAEVVSLTALTPHTTELVLRPIEFPLAFQPGQWISLQLPVGDHPPLNRAYSLAEPPSPHGHLTLVFDHVPGGKGSGYLSSRKPGDRIPLSGPYGHFILPETEAQHLLLIGRYSGLVPLRCMVRALAGHNTLRKTTLIAHAPTTSEQLYHEEFTALAARHSHFHYLPFVSEAPEGHAGTVEAIKQLAGNGRRVTPMIAGIKAFARPLRSLFMELGFDRREVKLETYD